CGACTGCTGGTCGGGAGTGTGCGCCTCGGAGACGACGGCCCGCTCGAACGCACCCCACGCAGTCTCGCTATCGCCGTCAGCCTCGGCGACAGTGGCGCGCTCGAACGCACCCCAGCCACCATCGGCAGGGCCACCACCGTCGTGTCTCGCCGACCCCTCGTTGGACTGGCTGTCGGCAGTGTCGACCTCTGCGACGGCAGCGCGCTCGAACGCACCCCACTCGTCGTCGGCATCGTCTGGTTGGTCGACGCCACCGTCGCCAGCGGTCTCCGAGGCGCCAACCTCGCCAGTCGCGGCCGGACCCGGGTCGTCGCTCCCGCCGTCTTGTGTCGTGGTGGGGACATCCCCTCTCGGCGCGGGCGAACTCCGACCGCCAAGCCGGCGCCGGAGGAGGAACGCGGCGACGAGGAGGATGACGAACCCCACGAGCACGGGGACGAGCCAGTCGGGCAGTTGCTGTGGCGCCGGTTGGACGACGCCCACGCCGACGTTCACGGGGTCGGAGAGTTCGGTGTCGCCGTCCGGCGTCGTGTAGAGGAAGTCCACCGACAGCAGGTACGGCTTCTCGGCGGCGCCGCCGGCGGCCGACACGGTGAACTGAATCGTGACGGACTCGCCGGGCGCGAGCGACGAGACGAACACCTGGTCGTCGTCCACGGACAGGGGGTCGTCGGCGAACGCCTTCGCCCGGATGTCGGTGAGCGGGACGCCGCGGGTGTTTGTCAGCGTGAGTTCGACGACGTCGCTCTCGCCGGCGGTGACGGTGGCCGAGCGGTCGTCGACGGCGAACGGGTCGCGTGCGGGAGCGATCTCGACGTCGGTCGTGAGCGGGTCGCTCTCGCGCCGGTCGCCGTCGTCGTCCGTGTACGCGACGCGGTACGACAACTGCCGGGTTCCGGGCCCGGCGTTCTCTGTGATCTCGATCGGGAGGTCGAAGGTGGCGGTCGCGCCGGGGGCGAGTTCGCCGACGGCGGCCTCGGTCTCGATGGGGGCAACGTTCTGAGCCTCGGTGACGAGCGTGACGCCGACGGCGCTCACGGCCGTCGGCCCGGTGTTGGTCACGGCGACGCGGACGCGGCCCTCCTCGCCGACCCGCAGCGTACTCTCGACGGTCCGAGCGTCGAACGTCTGCTCGGAGACAGGCGTGGCCCCGAACGCGAGCGCGTCGGAGCGCCGCTGCTGTCCGTCCTCGTCCTCGAACGCGACCGACGCCTCGAACGCGTACGTCTGGCCGGCGGTGTCCTCGCCGGCGCGGACGCGGTAGGTGACGATCCGGCGCTCGCCCGGCTCCCACCGACCGACGAACCGGGTGTCGTTGAGGCCGTCGCCGACGAGGAGCCCCGAACTCCGCGACGCCAGCGAGACGGTGGCGTCGGTGAGCGTCTCGTCGCCCCGGTTGACGACGGTGAGCACGAGCGGGCCGTCGTCACCCGCCTGGAGGCGCGCGTCGACCGCCGTGAGTTCGAAGCGCGCCGTCTCGCTGGACACGTCGACGATCAGGTCGATCGGGTCGCTCTCGCGCCGGTCGCCCGCGGGCGTGACGTACTCGACGACGACGGTGACGCGCCGCTCACCGGGCTGTGCGGTGTCGAGCACCGACACCGGGAGCGAGAAGTCGGCGTCGTCGTCCTCCTCCACGTCGCCGAGCACGGTGACCGGGTCGCGCACCCTGACGTTTTCGTCCGTCTCGACGACGCGTATCACCGCCGCCTCGACGTCGCGCGGCCCCTCGTTCTCGACGGTGCCTGTCACGCGGCCCTCCTCGCCGACGCGGAGCGTGCTCTCCACGTCCGTGACGGTGAACGACTGCTCGCCGTCGGGTTCGACGGAGGCGACGAGCACGGTGGAGGTCTGTCGGTCTCCGTTCTCGTCGGTGTACGACACCGTCACTTCCAGCGGGTACTGCTGGCTGGCGGCGTCTGCCGACAGCGTCGCGTCGACCGTGACCGTCTCGCGGTCGCCGTCGTCCCAGTCGCCGACCGCGCGCGTCGCCTCGCCGTCGCCGCCGAGTCGGAGGTCGTCGTTCGGCGACCGCACCGTCACGGTCGCGTCGCGCAGGTCCTCTTCGCCGACGTTCCGCAGTTCGATATCGACCGGCCCCGTCTCCCCGACCTGCAGGTCCGAGTCCACGTCGGTCACCCTGAAGCGACCATCCTCGGTCACCACCAACTCCACGTCGAACGTGTCGCGCTCGAACTCGCGGTCGCTGTCGTCGTCGGTGATCTCTTCGGTGTAGTCGTACTCGACGGTCACCTCCAGGTCGTACACACCCGGATCGGCGTCTTCGTCGACCTGGATGGCGAAGCCCGCCTCCGCGACCGACCCGGCGGGGAGGTCACCAAGCGCCGTCTCGGCGGTGTTCACCGTGACTGGTGCGTCACCGTCGTCCAGTTCGACGCGGACGTTCCGCGCCGTCGTCACCGCCTCTTGGCCCGTCGGTGGCGTGTCCAGCCCCTCGTCGTCGACGGTGCCGCCGTTGGCGATTTGGACGGTGAGGCGCCGCTCCTCGCCCGGCGCGACGGTGTTGTCCGGGAGGAACACGTCGACGTCGGGTTCCCCCTCGACGGTCACGGGCGTCGGCGTCGCTGTCGGCGTCGCTGTCGACTCGCCGTCGTCGCTGTCGGAGCCGTCGCCGTCGGAGCCGTCGGTCCCGTCGCTTTCGGAGCCGTCGCCGTCGGAGCCGTCGGTCCCGTCGCTTTCGGAGCCGTCGCCGTCGGAGCCGTCGGTCCCGTCGGAGCCGTCGTCTGTGGTGTCGTCGTCACACGAGTGGCTCGACTCCTCGGTCATCGTCGAGTCGGTGCAGTCGCCACCCGCGGCGACGGTGGGCACGCCCGGCACGACCACGGCGACCGCTCCGGTGACGAGCAGCAGCGTGACGAGGAGGACGCGGCCGCGGCGCTGGCGACTCATCGTCTACACCACGTCCGCGAGTCGGTCTGCCGACACGGCTCACGGTCCGCTTGCCCGCGATTCACGACGCGTGTTCGCTCCGCCGCTCGCTTTGTAGTACGCCGGCTTACCCGGCACGAGTGTGGATAACCCGGGAGTAAGTCGGTCGTAACCAGCGGTCGGGGCGCGACGGACCGCAGGCTGTTTCAGCCGCCGTCCGATCGGTCGACTGTGCGCCCTCCATCGGTTCCACGCTCTGGACTCCTCGCGGTCCTCGCGTCGACGCTCGTCACACCCGTCGGCGTGCTCGCGCTCGGCTGGTCGACGACGGTGTTGCTCGGCGTGTTCGTCGTCGAGGTGATCGCCGTCGTCTGGTGGTCGGTCGCGAAGATCCCGTTCGCCGCGAAGCGACCGAACGCCGCCGTCGACGACGACCGGCTGTTCGGCCCGTTCCAGGCGAAACGCGGCGAGATCGACCTCCCCGGACCGCTCCCGCCCGTGTACCCGCGGAACCTCCCGACGCTGGTCGTGGTCGTCTGTTTCCTCGCGCCGCTGGAGACGATGGTGGCGCTGGCGGTGTTCGGCGTCGCCGCGCCGCCGGCCACCGAGGCGGCGGCCGGACAGTTGGCGGTCGGTGGGCTGGCGGTCGTCGTCGGGCGCGGGTACGAGACGTGGCGCGACTACTTCCACGACGGCGGGTATCGCGACCACTCGGCGCGATCGGTGTTGATCCTCCCACTCGTCCACCTGCTGGGCGTCGGCGCCTTGTTGTTCCTCGCCGCGCTGGTAGACGGGTCGGGCGTCGCGGGTGACGTCGTGCTCTGGGCGATGATCGTCGGGAAGCTCGCGTTCGACGTCCGGTCGCTCCAGGTCGAGCGCGACCCCGACGACCACGGCTGGCTGTACCGCGTGTTCGGCAGCGAGGCGACCGAAATCGAGCCAGAGCCGGTCGCCGTCCCCGACGACGACCCCACCGTCACCGCCCGCCCGCCACGGCTGGTCGGCGTCGTCGACGCCGTCGCCCGCGGCGTGACGTACTCGCTGTCGAGTGCCGCCCTCGCTGCGTGGGTGCTCGCCGCCGTGTTGGTCGGTGTCGGCGCCGCGTCGCTCGCAGTGTGGCCGCTGCTCGCGGCGGTTGGGGTCGGCGCGTTCCGCACACTCGGTCGTTACCTCGCGTACGGGAGCGTCGAGTACCGCGTGTACGACGACGTCCTCGTGGTGTATGACCGACTGATCGGCGAGCCACAGGCCCGCGTAGAGCGTACCGGCGTCACCGACGCCGCGGTCGTGCGCGACCCGCTAGACCGGCTGTTCGGAACGCACACGCTGACGATCGCCGGGGCCGACGACGGCGACGAGCGCCCGCCGCGGTCGAGCCTGCTCCCGGCGGATCCCGACGCGGTCACCGACGACGCCGCGAACGCGAATCGCTCCGTGCGAGTGGCCCACGTCATCGAGCCCACGGCGCTCGCGGGCGCGCTCGGGGTGTCGTGGCTCCTGGAGCGGTGAGTCGCGGACGGCGGGGCGGACCTGCCGACCCGGGTCGGAGGCTCAGTCAGCGGCGGGCGACGCGCCGCCGGTGGACTCGCCGGCGGCGGCGACGGTCCCCTCGTTGTCGGCGACCCACCGGAGCAGGAGGTACGCAAACACGTACTTCGCGACCACGTCGAGCCCGGAGTACGCCCACGAGGTAACGCCGACCGACTGCACCAGCGCGAGGCCCTCGACGCCGAGCGCCCACACGATCGGGTAGCCGAGCCAGAGGACGACCGTGAGCGCGCGGAGCGTG
The DNA window shown above is from Halobaculum marinum and carries:
- a CDS encoding DUF6498-containing protein, producing the protein MRPPSVPRSGLLAVLASTLVTPVGVLALGWSTTVLLGVFVVEVIAVVWWSVAKIPFAAKRPNAAVDDDRLFGPFQAKRGEIDLPGPLPPVYPRNLPTLVVVVCFLAPLETMVALAVFGVAAPPATEAAAGQLAVGGLAVVVGRGYETWRDYFHDGGYRDHSARSVLILPLVHLLGVGALLFLAALVDGSGVAGDVVLWAMIVGKLAFDVRSLQVERDPDDHGWLYRVFGSEATEIEPEPVAVPDDDPTVTARPPRLVGVVDAVARGVTYSLSSAALAAWVLAAVLVGVGAASLAVWPLLAAVGVGAFRTLGRYLAYGSVEYRVYDDVLVVYDRLIGEPQARVERTGVTDAAVVRDPLDRLFGTHTLTIAGADDGDERPPRSSLLPADPDAVTDDAANANRSVRVAHVIEPTALAGALGVSWLLER
- a CDS encoding COG1361 S-layer family protein; the protein is MSRQRRGRVLLVTLLLVTGAVAVVVPGVPTVAAGGDCTDSTMTEESSHSCDDDTTDDGSDGTDGSDGDGSESDGTDGSDGDGSESDGTDGSDGDGSDSDDGESTATPTATPTPVTVEGEPDVDVFLPDNTVAPGEERRLTVQIANGGTVDDEGLDTPPTGQEAVTTARNVRVELDDGDAPVTVNTAETALGDLPAGSVAEAGFAIQVDEDADPGVYDLEVTVEYDYTEEITDDDSDREFERDTFDVELVVTEDGRFRVTDVDSDLQVGETGPVDIELRNVGEEDLRDATVTVRSPNDDLRLGGDGEATRAVGDWDDGDRETVTVDATLSADAASQQYPLEVTVSYTDENGDRQTSTVLVASVEPDGEQSFTVTDVESTLRVGEEGRVTGTVENEGPRDVEAAVIRVVETDENVRVRDPVTVLGDVEEDDDADFSLPVSVLDTAQPGERRVTVVVEYVTPAGDRRESDPIDLIVDVSSETARFELTAVDARLQAGDDGPLVLTVVNRGDETLTDATVSLASRSSGLLVGDGLNDTRFVGRWEPGERRIVTYRVRAGEDTAGQTYAFEASVAFEDEDGQQRRSDALAFGATPVSEQTFDARTVESTLRVGEEGRVRVAVTNTGPTAVSAVGVTLVTEAQNVAPIETEAAVGELAPGATATFDLPIEITENAGPGTRQLSYRVAYTDDDGDRRESDPLTTDVEIAPARDPFAVDDRSATVTAGESDVVELTLTNTRGVPLTDIRAKAFADDPLSVDDDQVFVSSLAPGESVTIQFTVSAAGGAAEKPYLLSVDFLYTTPDGDTELSDPVNVGVGVVQPAPQQLPDWLVPVLVGFVILLVAAFLLRRRLGGRSSPAPRGDVPTTTQDGGSDDPGPAATGEVGASETAGDGGVDQPDDADDEWGAFERAAVAEVDTADSQSNEGSARHDGGGPADGGWGAFERATVAEADGDSETAWGAFERAVVSEAHTPDQQSDDASTGHEGGDDGPPGTDG